A region of the Alphaproteobacteria bacterium genome:
TCCGCCTGCCGCGATTCTTCGCTAAGCTTCACCCAGGATCAAGCTGCCTGGGGGGCAGCGCTGTTTCAGGGAGCAACACGTGAGCGAAAGAAAATACCGGGTGGGCGTCAGCCCCCGCATCCGCCGCGCCGACGGCAGCCCCACCTTTCCCGCCTACGATCTTGCGCCGTTGGCCGGGGCGGCCGATATCGAACTGGGGCTGCTGCCCAGGGAAAAGATCCTCGAGCCCGAGACCCTCGATGATTTCGACGCCGTGATTCTGTTTCTCGAACAGGTCCGCGAGCAATCCTTCACCGGCACTGAATCCGTGCGCCTTGCCCACATCGCCCGTTTCGGCGTTGGCTACGACACCATCGACGTGCCCGCCTGCAGTGCCAACGACGTGGTCCTGACCATCACCCCCGACGGCGTGCGCCGGCCCATGGGCCAGGCCATCATGGCGCTGCTGCTGGCCATGGTGGGCAACCTTTTGCCCAAGGACCGCATCGCCCGGGGCGGTGCTCAGGCCTGGCCCGAAAGCCGCGATTTCCATGGCCGCGGCCTGGTGGACCTTACCTTGGGCACGGTGGGCTGCGGCAATATCGGCACCGAGATGTTCCGCCTGGCCAAGCCCTTCGAGATGCGCTTCATCGCCCATGATCCCTATGTCGACGCCGCCGAAAAGGCCGAGTTGGGCATCGAGATGGTGGATCTCGAAACGGTCTTCCGCCAATCCGACATCCTCACCTTCAACTGCTGGCTCAGCGACGAGACCCGCGGCATCGGCAGCCGCGAGCGGCTGGCGCTGATGAAGAGGGACGCGTTCTTGATCAATACCAGCCGCGGTCCCGTGGTCGACCAGCCGGCGTTGCTGGAAGTGCTGCAGGAACGCCGCATCG
Encoded here:
- a CDS encoding NAD(P)-dependent oxidoreductase, whose translation is MSERKYRVGVSPRIRRADGSPTFPAYDLAPLAGAADIELGLLPREKILEPETLDDFDAVILFLEQVREQSFTGTESVRLAHIARFGVGYDTIDVPACSANDVVLTITPDGVRRPMGQAIMALLLAMVGNLLPKDRIARGGAQAWPESRDFHGRGLVDLTLGTVGCGNIGTEMFRLAKPFEMRFIAHDPYVDAAEKAELGIEMVDLETVFRQSDILTFNCWLSDETRGIGSRERLALMKRDAFLINTSRGPVVDQPALLEVLQERRIAGAALDVFDPEPPAPDDPILALDNVVLTPHALGHTDQMHALFGEINCAAVEAVLAGQVPANVVNPEVLEQAGFKAKLGRLGSA